TTCAAGGGAATACAACGGTGCGTAGTTTGCATTTTAATGCATAAGAAACAGCTGCTgattatttagataaaatagTCTTTCAGCCTCATCAACGGacaaattattgtataaatttggTGAGGCAAATCTAGAATGGCATTATGTTTGTACAAAAGCAATAACCCAGCAACGGACAAGTCATTATATAAGTTTAGTGTGACATATCTTTGGTTAATGGCAATTACCCACTTAGGGACAAATCGATCATTGTATACGTATAACCAAGCATATTTGGACAGTGATTCcttatcataaaatataagttTAAGAAAGAATCGCTGAAAAACACAAATACATAAAGCAATCGTCAACATAAATACAAATTGTGTgggttttatttctattttcacattTACATACATCTAtgtatttgatattaaaacaaacaaactttaatgACATGAAGTATTATTTTTCTGATGATTTCAGTGGTCAATGTCATGTGACTTACCTTGGGTGCCTTCCACTATTGCCTCAATTCAAATGCTTGGTATTTTCTTTGGAAACCTCGTAAGCGGCCAGTTGGCGGATAGTTTTGGTCGTAAATTTCCTTTGTTTGCTTCATTGCTGTTACTTATCATTGCCAACCTCGTTGGATACTTTTCTTCATCGTGGCTAATGTTCGGTGTTGCAAGAGCATTATGTGGTAATAATCAATTCATTTCTTTATATGTTGATTTTGCCGTGACTGATCGATTATTTAACTATTATATATCACATGCAAAACATTATGTATAaaaaaggacaaaagtccaacatGAAAAGTAACATGCAAAGAACGTGTCCATACATATAGCTATAATTGTTCATATTAAAGTATGGTGTGATACCATTCTGTAAAAGTGGcgtgctctctctctctctctctctctctctctcgaaCAAGTTATCATTTTGCTGCCTTAGGCAATTCATCGTCAAAAGCATTTTTTCTGTACAGTTTTTCACAGCTATTTTTGTTGAATGAACATGTTTCCAAACTAGGCATAGGAATGGGTACATACCTGACAGTTCAATACAGCCTCGTGACGGAAGTAAGCTTGCCAAGATGGCGACCTTGGATTGTGGCGTTTCCGACATGGCCGATATTAGCTTGTGGTTTTGCTTTAGTAAGCTACTTAATGCCCGACTGGAGAAAACTGCACATACTTGCAACTGTAGCAACTGTTCCGTTTCTCTGTCTATGGTGGTAAGTATCTTGTGCTTCATATTCTACATTTCTCTATATGGTGGTGGACAAATTGTGCTTCATAGTCTATGGTGATAAGTATCTTATTCTTCATATTCTACATTTCTCTGTCTATGGTGGTGAGTAGCTTATACTTCATATTCTACATTTCCCTGTCTATGGTGGTGAGTTTCTTATACTTCATATTCTACATGGTGGTGAGTATCTTATTCTTCATATTCTACATTTCTCTGTCTATGGTGGTGAGTATCTTATACTTCATATTCTACATTTCTCTGTCTATGGTGGTGAGTAGCTTATACttcatattttacatttctttgtCTATGGTGGTGAGTATCTTATACTTCATATTCTACATGGTGGTGAGTATCTTATGCTTCATATTCTACATTTCTCTGTCTATGGTGGTGAGTATCTTATACTTCATATTCTACATTTCTCTGTCTATGGTGGTGAGTATCTTATGCTTCATATTCTACATTTCTCTGTCTATGGTGGTGAGTAGCTTATACTTCATATTCTACATTTCTCTGTCTATGGTGGTGAGTAGCTTATACTTCATATTCTACATTTCTCTGTCTGTGGTTGTGAATACTTTGTGAATACTTTGTGCTTCATATTCTACGTTTCTCCGTCTGTAGTTGTAAGTGTCTTGTCCTTCATGTTCTACATTTCTCTGTCTGTAGTTGCAAGTTTCTTGTCCTTCATATTCTACATTTCTCTATCTATGGTTATGAGTATTTTGTGCTTCATATTCTACATTTCTCTGTTTATGGTGGTGAGTATCTTGTACTTCATATTTTGCATTTCTCAGTCTATGGTTGTGAATACTATGTGCTTCATATTCTACGTTTCTCTGTCTGTAGCTGTAAGTGTCTTGTCCTTCATATTCTACATTTCTCTGTTTATGGTGGTGAGTATCTTATACTTCATATTTTACATTTCTCTGTCTATGGTTTTGATTGTCTTGTCCATATTCTACATTTCTCTGTCTGTAGTTGTAAGTGTCTTGTCCTTCGTATTCTACATTTCTGTTTCTATAGTTGTGAGTACTTTGTgcttcatattttacatttttctgtCTATAGTCTTGAGTGTTTTGTACGTCATGTTCTGCATTTCTCTGTCTATGATGGGAAGTATCTTATACTTCATACactacaatttttctttttatggtGTTTAGTATCTTATATTTAATACACTACATTTTCCTGTCTATTATAACCACAGGTCGAAGATTAGAAATGCACCAATTATAAATGATATAGTAAATGTTACAATTTCAGATTTCTCACATtcagtttgaaattttgttcatatAACGTGGCaagaaatttaaaataacagaatAGAGATGCTATTATTTCGATAAAAGAGATTCTTACACTCCTTCAAACTATTGTTATTATTCCACCTCTCTAACCTTTTTCTTCATTATTAACTTGTAGCAACATCAATAATtctatgatcattttatattttctataaataggTTTGTTCCTGAGAGTTTCAGATGGCACCTGTCACATGATCGGACACATATAGCTAAAGACATCATTCAACGTATAGGAAAGTTCAACAATCGTGTCGTTTCTGATGAAACGGTTATGGAACTTCTGAACACAACTGTAATTGCTTCACCATCGGGCGATAAAAAGAAATACTCATTCATTCATCTATTCAAAACTGGCAAACTGGCTAAAATAACGTGCTTGTCTGCTGTAAATTGGTAAGAGTTTGGATTCGCGTTAACTGAGTATACGAAAATGTACGCTAATATATATAAGTGAAATtagtaatatgagccgcaccatgagaaaaccaatatagtgcatttgcgaccagcatggatcaataccagcgtgcgcatccgcgcagtctggtcagtatccatgatgttcgctataacggtttctctaattgcaataggctttgaaagcgaatagcatggatccatgctggtcgcaaatgcactttgttggtttgtTCAATGTGCGGCTCAAATATGACCACCTATTAGCCAATGAAAATGCTAGAATCATATGAGAGGTAAAACAATAGACATTTCAAGTCATGTTAAACGGTACGGACGAAAAGTAAGTTGACAACAGGGACACAACTTTGGAATGGTCGGAAACAATAAAGAACACTTAATTAAGGACGAAGCTAGTGTGTTTAAACGCGTTTCTGGCCAGTCATACTTGTGTTTATCCTAATGTCAACTTATTTGTCGAGGCAGTTTGAGTGCAGAGTTACTCTTTAAagtaatcaaagagctataaaaactaaatgtattttatacttctttgaagtAATAGAGAAAAATGAACCACTTTATTTACGTTGACAGGAAAGACTGGGTAAGAATTGAGTGGATACTTTCTTTACTCCATTGTAGCATGTCAGCTCCTAGCAAATTGATCTCTTTCCAACGTACGCACTAGTTAGAGCAGATAAAAATAAGATTTGATTACTTAATGTGTCTAATAATAAGTAACAGCAATAaacatcttaaatattattattattattactattactattattactattattactattattattaggTTGGCTCTTGGATTGTTATCGTATGGAATTCAGTACGGCATACAGGCGTTGTCTGGCAATTTCTTTCTGAATTTATTCCTGTTCAGTATCATCACCGTCCCAGCTACCTTCATAGCTATATATCTCAGTAATGCGtaagtaaaacatttgtttcCAGCTACATCCTTAACTCCGTATCTGTGTAAGCAGAGCTTACCATTTCAGTTACCTTCATAACTGTATCTCAGTAAAGCGTAAGTAAAACTTTGTACCCAGCTACATTCATAACTCCATATATGCGTAAGCAGAGCTTACCATTTCAGTTGCCTTCATAACTGTATCTCAGTAAAGCGTAAGTAAAACTTCGTCCCCAGCTACATCCTTAACTCCATATATGCGTAAGCAGAGCTTACCATTTCAGTTACCTTCATAGTTATATATCGCAGTCATGCATAAGAAAAACTCACCATTTCAACAACATTCATAGCTATGTATGTCAATATTGCTAACTTACAACAATGCAGTATTGATTTTAGTATTATATAACACATCATAATTGCACAACAGCACTGTATTTAAAAGCCAGGAATACTTGAGTCTAGACAGATAACAATGCATACGACTGCCGGAAAATAGCTAGTCAAAAATAGAAAGTTCGGCCTTTTCGTTTTGTATGTCAATATTGCTGAAACTTACAACAATGTACATACTGATTTTAGTAATATTGGAGAAGGCGCAATATAACACATCAAAATTGCACCTGATTATTCCACAACAATACTGTATTTAAAAGCCAATAATACTTGAGTCTACATAGATATCGATACATACGACTGCCGCAAAATAGCTAGTCAAAAATAGAAAGTTCGGCCTTACCAGTTGGTAAGTCCTTCTACAACAGTGCATCGGGCTGCTGCAAAATTACTAGCCCTAACCAACAAtgataacaatttaaaaaaaaaaaacacacacaaacacacacaatcATGTAATGTGTGTTAAGTAAATTAGTCCGAACCTGAAGAACAGTGATAGGACACTGCAATCAGAGTAGAATGGTACTTCCAGATGTATCGACCTGCCAGTGATCTGCGACTTTTTGCTGAGCAATCACTCATGGTTAGACCACCGCTGAAACATTGTTTTAGTGTAATCAAGCTATGcctttcatttgaaaaggactctTAGATTTTTAAATACTCATCTATATGGGAACTATATGGGAACTATGTAGACGACTGGTTAAGGTCCCCGACTACAAACCTCTTGTCACTCACGGCTGTGGGATTCTTAACATCGCTCGAGATGTTTGGGCTGAAATAATGCTTGGTGGATTACTAAGTATCTTTTTGCACCATCAGATCCTAAATTGTCGCCCATTGATCTAAAGTTGTGACTTTAAAACCTactacaaacaagaaatatctatGAAAGAAAACGTAAATTATGAAGAAATTTCAACTCTTTCAGAATTGGACGACGGAAAACTGTTGTTCTGACCTATACTGTATCAACTGTTGGGTGTTTGCTAGTTGGAATTGTTCAGTATATAGGTATGTAGCAAGAGTAATAGTAAcaggaaaaatatagaaataaatcaGGCATGATTTATTAAACTGTGGTATTGGCCCTCAACCTGCGGCCTCTGGTCAGTTAAATACCTCAGACATAAAACACGTACAATAACATGAAATTTATAACAAAGTCGCCCAGGTGTTTTACCTTTGGGTAATTGAACAGTTGCAATAGTAACAGTTTCGAAATTGTCCTAGATCTGATGTAAGTCAATACAAAGCCGTTCGCGGCCTCCTATGCATTCTTCCATTGCTATTTCATCTCTATAAGTGTTCTACTATTGTAGATACGGACCTCAGAGACTCGTTGACCAATGGTTTTGCGTTGTTCGCAAGCCTTGGTATAGGTATTGCCTGGGGACCGGTTCAACTAATGACTCTAGAACTGTATCCTACTGTTGTCAGGTAACGTAGTGTCAATGATGCTAGAACTGTATCCTACTGTTGTACAGGTCAGACAACGTACACGTTCAGGTAGTTGTCAATGATGCTAGAACTGACCTACTTTTCAGTAACGTATGTCAAGATGTAGATGTCTACTGTGTCAGGTAACGTAGTGTCAATGATGCTAGAACTGTATCCTACTGTTGTCAGGTAACGTAGTGTCAATGATGCTAGAACTGTATCCTACTGTTGTCAGGTAACGTAGTGTCAATGATGCTAGAACTGTATCCTACTGTTGTCAGGTAACGTAGTGTCAATGATGCTAGAACTGTATCCTACTGTTGTCAGGTAACGTAGTGTCAATGCCTCTTGAACCACTTTTGAAAGGAAATCATCAGTAACCTGAATCCTTATCCTACTGTTGTCAGTTAATATAGCTTCAGTGACACTGGAACTATATCCCGCCGTTGTCAGGTAATGAAGCATTTTTAAGTCTAGAACTTATCCTTCTGTTGTCAGATAATGTAAAAGATGGCTAAAATACACTTGAGCcgtaccatgggaaaaccaacatagtgggtatgcgaccagcatggatccagaccagcctgcgcatccgcgcagtctggtcaggatccatgctgttcgctaatagtttctccaattccaataggctttaaaagcgaacagcatggagcctgaccagactgcgcggatgcgcaggctggtctggatccatgctggtcgcatacccattatgttggttttcttatggtacGGCTCACTTATTTTACAACTGTATTAACAAAATGCTTCCGGTCTCTGGgacattatattttaaaattatcacTGAGAACTATTTAACGGTGGTTAATATTAATGACAGAAtcttacattttaaaagaaatacacaTATTAAGCCATTGGCATATCAAACATTAGTGTGCATGGGAACACTTTTATGAAGTTgggctttttgttttgttttgtttcgtctTGTACTCTGCTTTCTATTACAGAAATATTGGTTATGGAGTTCTGAACACGTTTGCGAGAATAGGAGCAGTGATAGGACCTCAGTTGGCTTTTCTGGTATGTTTCCATATGAATACGAACACGGACATTTAATTATCCTGCTTGCACTATTTCACACGTACGAATAACGTGAGTCTTGAATTAAAGGTTTATGAGTTTTCATTTGAAGCTTCTTTACCAGTAATGTCATGATCGAGTTAATCCTGACAATTGTTCGTATGTTTGTTTAAGGGGTCGCCGATTTCAAGGCCAATCTTATTGCTGTTACGATATAAGTAATTGTTATTCTCCTATTAGCTTCAGGGGAACTAAAGtgcatgaataaaatatatatatatatatatatacgtactGAAAACAAAGATGGCACAGTTAAAATATATTGATGTGGtcgcctttgtttacatttcattttgaGAAAAATGGCCGACATTGGCTAAATAAGAATGCCCTTTAATAATGGCGATAGAGATAAAAGTACAACATTGTTCATAATATGTAGTTTTCTATCATTTTTACTGTTAGATGTGAGCACATAGTTTAGATGGACAGATGtgcttcttttatatatttttatatctttttctatgaatcagtttacaaatgtatttcaccTTTCCTTAAATTTTGATGgtacaaaacatattttagtctGATAATATTCATCACACGGGCGGTAGAATCAAAACAGCGATAATAATTTGATCTTACAAAGATTTTGGAGTTTTGTCTCATGGATTTAGTTCTTATGGATAGCCCCTTTAGTAATATCATTAAAACACATATAAACGGATACATGTCCATGCTCTATATGCTTTATGTAATGTTATACTTTTATTCAGGACACACGTATACCTGGAGTGATGTATTTTATCTGTTGTGGGGTGAGCGTTTGTTGTATACTGGCATCACTGTTTCTTTCTGAGACGAAAGGAGCAGACCTCGACGATAAGATAAAACTCAAAAAGGACTATTCGAATGAGACAACCTTGAATTCCAAATAAAAGCATATTTCAAAATGACAACCTAAAAATGAACCGATGAACATGCTTTTATGGCGTATATGGGTAGCTTTCCTTGTTGGCTTTATAAACACATAACAGTATCATTAGATTGATAAGAAATCGTTTTTAATGTGAGAGACTGTGACATTTGgaaactgaaataaatatttaagctGTGACATAGTGAGTGTATGCGCACTTGGATATAGTGGTTTCCCAGAGTTCATTTAAGTGTTTACATTTCCTACTTATCGGTTTGCCTTAGCTTGCCCTACAAAGGAAAGGCAACATTGTACTAATGTTAATTCTGTCAGCTAGGACATATAAGGAAATTAAAGAAGTTTcaaaaaaggcataaaaatgagaaatttatgaacattttcattttaattaataaatggcagccattttgtttccattgcaaaataatcaaaatggCAGATTCATTCCCCTATTAGATTTCTAGCTATTTATTTTAACTTCATttccttatttctgtaaaaaaaattcaactgTAACGAAAACAAgtaccatgttttacattttatctcAGGAAACTATAGAAAATAGTCTACTTAAACGGTTATTTGCTGAATAAAGAATTCAGAtgtgtgtaaatgatgtcataaacaaCTCCATggtcagccattttcttaaatttcaaagtgACGTTTATTTTCCAATAGTGGTCCGATCTTAAATTTTGCAGTTCTGATAGTTAATAACATCTATAACAAGATCTTTTGGTTGTAAAGAATACTGCCAATGTCATTatggactttccagcttttggtggtttttcctattttttcccTCTGGGTGTTAGTTCATTAAGGGCGTGCACCTTGTTATACCTACTGACCTCCCAAAagtcaactggatggcttcctgataTGAAGTACTTTACGCCCCTAGCGAgtctcgaacccatatcggtaaGGGGCAGgtgacttgaagtcagcgaccttaacagtTCGGACATAAAGGCCCCCGTCAACGGGGAGAAATTTTACGACCGACACACGACTGCCTAAATAATAACTCAACCAAGGATAATAAGATTTGGTCcgaccaagtttgttcaagtgtGACTCCTTGTACGCCTGAGTACAGTACTAGCATCGGATTATGTCAGCGAAACTCTTGTTTCTAGTGAAAGCGTTCTAACTTTTAAGATTGAAAGTCAATGTTTACGGTGTACATAGTTCATAAATCTTGGTTAATCAATAGCTGAAGATGGGCGAGGCCTATTAACAGGGTGGAGATGGGCTGCAGCGGTGGAGCCAGCACAAATAATAGAGCTGGGCGAGGATGGACTGGGCTTGAACACATGGTGGATATTGGTTGGGccaacataaacaagagctgtcacaggagacagcgcgctcgactatttcgatgctggatagtgaaactgggcacatctgaggaaactagagctgtcactggagtgtttaataactccaattgtggatgaagatattgcacaatagcctgagtctatgtcaaaaatatcaacttaaagtaataagagaggtaaagataaaatgtatcaaaacactatataagtatatcctaagcaaaaaggggcataattcattaaatattggtgccagagttatgcaccttgtgtcatatgatgtgggtgatgatgctgaaatccattcagtaataacagagacagagtgaaagtgcatcaaaactttaacctaaaattctaagtaaaaaggggaaataattcatgaaaaattgtccagagttatgcacttgtgtcatatgatgggtgatgatttgaacaatattttaagtttgaatcaaatccattcagtaataacagagacagagtgaaagtgcatcaaaactttaacctaaaatctaagtgaaaaggggaataattcatgaaatattggtccaGAGTTATGCCTCTTAGTCAGATGatgggtaatgatgttgaacaagtatttcaagtatgaatcaaatccattcagtaataacagagatagagtgaaagtgcacaaaactttaacctgaaattctaagtaaaaaggggaataattcatgaaaatttgtgccagagttatgcatcttgtgtcatatgatgtgggtgatgatgctgaacaactattttaagtttgaatcaaatccattcagtaataacagagatagagtgaaagtgcatcaaaactttaacctgaaaatctaagtgaaaaggggggataattcatgaaatattggtgccagagttatggcccttatgtcagatgatgtggatgatgatgaggaataagtatttcaagtttgaatcaaatccatcaagtaattagataagttgaaaaaaaagaaagtgtaaaaagaactttaaccaaggtagggacgcggaaagacgccgacgccgacgctggggtcgagtaggatagctctccttatacttcatatagtcaagctaaaaatggagaTAGACTGGACCGGAACACATGGTGGAGATGGGCTGAGCTTACACACATGGCTGAGATAGGCTTAGCCAGCACATATGATGGAGATGGACTTAGCCAACACGGAGATGAGCTGGGTCAACACAAATTGTGGAGATGGGTTGAATAAAGTTATGAACATCAAGACGGTGGGAAATTAGTTTTTAGGTGAAAAAGCATGTTGGAAAATATCTTTCCTGTAAATACTGACACGAGATATTTTAAAACCAAACATTCCTCAAGGATTTTAAGTTAACCTGGTTCTTTTTTTAATGCAAGGTATAAACCACCTGTGCGTGGGACTCCTTTCCCTGTAAAAGACACTTAGCAAGGTCACATCATATTTCcaatcatttttaagtaataGGTCACAACAATTTCTTGTCGAAGGCAAGTCTTCATATAGTTTACAAGTTCTTTCAGGGGTCCCCTAGGGTTCAGTCCTAGAATCCTGTCTCTTTCTTGCATCATTAACGATCTGCCCGATACTGTCAGAAGAGGAGTCCATCTATCCGCCAATGACATTATCGTTTATCTTACTATCTTATACCACTCTTCTGCAGAAAGCTTACAGCATGACTTGCATTTATTAGTTATAGAAACTGGATTGGGTCATGCAGTTCAATCCCGATAAGTACGAGAACCTAAGGCTACATAGGAAGAGAAAACCTGTCCTTTACCTCTACAGGTTACACAAAACCCTACTTAAATCACCAAATACTTAAGCATCACTATAAGTAAGGATCTTAACTTCCTCCATTCACATTCCAAGACCCCCTACCATACTACATCCTTCTTCCCATAAAATATCAGGTTATGGAAAAGTCTTCTAATAATTGTCCAGTCAAGTCCAAGTCTTCCAATTTTTGTTGGTAGACTTGACACATGCTCTCTGTAGACCGGTGCATACTGTTTTTAACCCAAGACCTTTAATCTTTTATCttgtcaatacatgtatatactttcaACCCCCAATGCACATAACATCTTTTTTTGACTTACAACTGCTCCTGACAAACACCTGCCAAGCGTAATCAGTACTGATTTTATGGCAGTAACAAggtgaaatacatgtacattattttcaCATGGAAAAGCAGaggctcaaactcacgacccctggtttcataGTCAAACAGTATTACCACTGGTCCTTAAATTAGGTATCAGTACAGCACAGTATCAGTATAGTAAGTGTCACAGCTCTGActgactgtcagtaaaatattTATCTGTTCTGTTATATTCAAATACTCAAAACCACTTTTCTTCGACAAATTTTCATGCAGATGGTCAACACAAAAATCATATCCCTTCAACTTTGACAGAGGGTAATAAACCATCTATGTGCAATGCAGTCAGAGATCCATGTTTGATGCGATGAACCTGTGCTTGATTCTATGACCCTATTTTAGCTAGTGGGTAAAGAGGAAAAACAATGatattttctttacttctttattagttatatataaaaatcaatgCTTATCACAGATAGTAGTACGAAAACATACTGCTAAAACACTGTATTGGTGCCATTATGATTTTTTACATGTTATATCCATAgctcagaaaaaatatatgagaTAGGAACttatttttatgattgtttagCTTGGCAGTGACAGGCTTGCTTTCCTGACATTTTAAAGTGGCTAGTATTACCCATTCTTGAGATATGCCCCAAAATGTGCTCCTCAAATGGCCATTTATTAGCGTTATACTGTCACACTTGAAAAACatattatttgaaacataaaatactCTTAACTCTAACGAGTATTGATACCCATCTTCATGTGTTTATATTCAGGCATTCATCCTGTAAATTTTGGTGTTTGAATTAAAGAAATCGGTCAAAAATTATAGATTTTATTCATAAACTACTATGGTCATGGGTTTTTCTCTaccattaaaaaagaaacatatacttATGTTATATGTCAAAAAATGCTACAAGATAAAGTTAATTAAACTAAAACTGATGCTAATCATTTGGTTAATAATTAGTGTTAGTAAAAAGAATCATTTATATTTCAGGGCTAACCAAAGTTTTAGCATGAAAGACCATTTTTGGCAAATAATGAAAGCCAAAATTTGGTAAAGTCTGTAACCTTGACAGGCTTATGatgtattgttttctttgtttcccCGTTGCAAAACTAAGAATCTTACATGTGCTCATTTATATTAACAATCTTTTTCCTTGTACAATGTATTATAGCACTTTGATGTGTGTAACTATTAGTCAATGTGACAAAATGAattgatttctttgtttttgtcagaatcaggaacagaacagaacaaaacaagacaaaacttttttttttttttacttaggaTTTGCCCAAAAACCCTCATTCACACAAGTCAGGATGCATAAAACAGGTAGATCAAAAGTATATCATTAATGATACCTATTACACAGGTAAATACTGTTTTCTAGTAATGTTTAGCTTTAAATATAATTGAGcttcaccatgagaaaaccaacgtagtggcattgaaaccagcatggatccagactagcctgcacatccatgcagtctggtcagaatccatgctgttctctttcaaagcttattgcaattagag
The Mercenaria mercenaria strain notata chromosome 10, MADL_Memer_1, whole genome shotgun sequence genome window above contains:
- the LOC123559901 gene encoding solute carrier family 22 member 4-like isoform X1, whose protein sequence is MDTLHHPEEIIERIGGCGRFQVFLSVMSHLLKLPTVLSIYLMVFSIATPNWRCADAEDESSSMSIFNTVSYYSNFTIGNLTDEVSLDSDNGTKSYNNFKNCKNRNGTQCKNVVYDGDMKTIVSEWSMSCDLPWVPSTIASIQMLGIFFGNLVSGQLADSFGRKFPLFASLLLLIIANLVGYFSSSWLMFGVARALCGIGMGTYLTVQYSLVTEVSLPRWRPWIVAFPTWPILACGFALVSYLMPDWRKLHILATVATVPFLCLWWFVPESFRWHLSHDRTHIAKDIIQRIGKFNNRVVSDETVMELLNTTVIASPSGDKKKYSFIHLFKTGKLAKITCLSAVNWLALGLLSYGIQYGIQALSGNFFLNLFLFSIITVPATFIAIYLSNAIGRRKTVVLTYTVSTVGCLLVGIVQYIDTDLRDSLTNGFALFASLGIGIAWGPVQLMTLELYPTVVRNIGYGVLNTFARIGAVIGPQLAFLDTRIPGVMYFICCGVSVCCILASLFLSETKGADLDDKIKLKKDYSNETTLNSK
- the LOC123559901 gene encoding solute carrier family 22 member 4-like isoform X2, which encodes MDTLHHPEEIIERIGGCGRFQVFLSVMSHLLKLPTVLSIYLMVFSIATPNWRCADAEDESSSMSIFNTVSYYSNFTIGNLTDEVSLDSDNGTKSYNNFKNCKNRNGTQCKNVVYDGDMKTIVSEWSMSCDLPWVPSTIASIQMLGIFFGNLVSGQLADSFGRKFPLFASLLLLIIANLVGYFSSSWLMFGVARALCGIGMGTYLTVQYSLVTEVSLPRWRPWIVAFPTWPILACGFALVSYLMPDWRKLHILATVATVPFLCLWWFVPESFRWHLSHDRTHIAKDIIQRIGKFNNRVVSDETVMELLNTTVIASPSGDKKKYSFIHLFKTGKLAKITCLSAVNWLALGLLSYGIQYGIQALSGNFFLNLFLFSIITVPATFIAIYLSNAIGRRKTVVLTYTVSTVGCLLVGIVQYIDTDLRDSLTNGFALFASLGIGIAWGPVQLMTLELYPTVVR